One window of the Novosphingobium sp. KACC 22771 genome contains the following:
- the cysN gene encoding sulfate adenylyltransferase subunit CysN, whose translation MTDTTHPEPVYVVDSLIAEDIDAYLDTHQHKTMLRFITCGSVDDGKSTLIGRLLYDSKMIFEDQLAALEADSKKVGTQGQGIDFALLVDGLAAEREQGITIDVAYRFFNTEKRKFIVADTPGHEQYTRNMVTGASTADLAVILIDARKGVLTQTRRHSFLAHLIGIRNIVLAVNKMDLVDYSQSRFDEIVADYRAFASSIGIEDFVALPISGYMGDNITTLSANTPWYAAPAYFGRSLVDHLETVEVDTTRDLAKPFRMPVQWVNRPNLDFRGFAGLIASGSVKPGDAIRVLPSGKTSTVTRIVTLDGDLPEAVAGQSVTLTFADEIDCSRGDVIALADNPPQVADQFEASVVWMADSALIPGRAYWLKIGTQMVSATVQAPKYTINVNTMEHCAAKTLELNAIGVAEITTDRPITFEPYADNRALGGFILIDKIGNSTVAAGMLHFSLRRAQNVHWQALDVTREARAEIKNQRPGVLWFTGLSGSGKSTIANLVEKKLHALGKHTFLLDGDNVRHGLNKDLGFTEADRIENIRRVGEVARLMTDAGLIVLTAFISPFRAERDLARSLTPEGEFFEVFIDTPLDVAEARDVKGLYKKARSGALKNFTGIDSPYEAPENPEIRIDTTRVSPADAAEMIVAKLLGDYWMPEV comes from the coding sequence ATGACCGATACCACCCATCCGGAACCGGTTTACGTCGTCGACTCGCTGATTGCCGAGGACATCGACGCCTATCTCGACACGCATCAGCACAAGACGATGCTGCGCTTCATCACCTGCGGGTCGGTGGACGATGGCAAAAGCACGCTGATCGGGCGGTTGCTTTATGATTCGAAGATGATCTTTGAGGATCAGCTGGCCGCGCTGGAGGCCGATTCAAAGAAGGTCGGCACCCAGGGTCAGGGGATCGACTTCGCCCTGCTGGTCGATGGTCTGGCCGCAGAGCGCGAACAGGGCATCACGATCGACGTCGCCTATCGCTTCTTCAACACCGAAAAGCGCAAATTCATCGTGGCCGATACGCCCGGCCATGAACAATATACCCGCAACATGGTGACGGGCGCCTCGACGGCCGACCTTGCCGTGATCCTGATCGACGCGCGCAAGGGTGTGCTGACGCAGACCCGCCGCCACTCGTTCCTTGCCCACCTGATCGGCATTCGGAATATCGTGCTGGCGGTCAACAAGATGGATCTGGTCGATTACAGCCAGAGCCGCTTTGACGAGATCGTCGCCGATTACCGCGCCTTTGCCAGCAGCATCGGGATCGAGGACTTCGTCGCCCTGCCGATTTCCGGCTATATGGGCGACAATATCACCACCCTGTCGGCCAACACGCCCTGGTATGCAGCTCCGGCCTATTTCGGGCGCAGCCTTGTCGATCACCTCGAAACGGTCGAGGTCGATACCACGCGCGATTTGGCCAAGCCCTTCCGCATGCCGGTGCAGTGGGTCAACCGCCCCAACCTCGATTTCCGCGGCTTTGCGGGCCTCATCGCCAGCGGCAGCGTGAAGCCGGGCGACGCCATCCGCGTGCTGCCCAGCGGCAAGACCAGCACTGTGACGCGCATCGTCACGCTGGACGGCGACCTTCCCGAAGCGGTCGCAGGCCAGTCGGTCACGCTGACCTTTGCCGACGAGATCGACTGTTCGCGCGGCGATGTCATCGCGCTGGCCGACAATCCGCCCCAGGTGGCCGATCAGTTCGAGGCCAGCGTGGTGTGGATGGCCGACAGCGCCCTTATTCCCGGCCGCGCCTATTGGCTGAAAATCGGCACGCAGATGGTTTCGGCCACGGTGCAGGCGCCCAAATACACGATCAACGTCAACACGATGGAGCATTGCGCGGCCAAGACGCTGGAGCTTAATGCCATCGGCGTGGCGGAAATCACCACCGACCGCCCGATCACCTTCGAGCCCTATGCCGACAATCGCGCGCTGGGCGGCTTCATCCTGATCGACAAGATCGGCAACAGCACGGTGGCGGCAGGCATGCTGCACTTCAGCCTGCGCCGCGCCCAGAACGTGCATTGGCAGGCGCTGGACGTCACCCGCGAGGCACGCGCCGAAATCAAGAACCAGCGCCCCGGCGTGCTGTGGTTCACCGGCCTGTCGGGTTCGGGCAAGAGCACCATCGCCAATCTGGTCGAGAAAAAGCTCCATGCTTTGGGCAAGCACACGTTCCTGCTGGATGGCGACAATGTGCGCCACGGGCTGAACAAGGACCTTGGCTTTACCGAGGCCGACCGCATCGAAAACATCCGCCGCGTGGGCGAGGTGGCGCGCCTGATGACGGATGCCGGCCTGATCGTGCTGACCGCCTTTATCAGTCCCTTCCGCGCCGAACGCGATCTGGCGCGCAGCCTGACGCCGGAGGGTGAATTCTTCGAGGTCTTCATCGACACGCCGCTGGACGTGGCCGAGGCGCGCGATGTGAAGGGTCTGTACAAAAAGGCTCGGTCGGGGGCGCTCAAGAACTTCACCGGGATCGACAGCCCCTATGAAGCGCCGGAAAACCCCGAAATCCGCATCGACACCACGCGTGTCAGCCCGGCCGATGCCGCCGAAATGATCGTCGCAAAATTGCTAGGTGATTACTGGATGCCGGAGGTTTGA
- a CDS encoding nuclear transport factor 2 family protein, protein MAYTLQQLSDFEDIRTLKHRYFRGIDTADNALLATLFTADIAVDYRGGSYRVTFTGREQMLEFLANSFHSGALAMHHGHGPEITLTGQNSATGVWYLEDIFINTEQQTHTYGSAIYRDHYLREPDGWKIARTEYDRITEVIQPLNPQARVTMQYLARVGLKPEERKDITHLITFDA, encoded by the coding sequence ATGGCCTACACATTACAGCAACTGTCCGATTTCGAGGATATTCGCACCCTCAAGCACCGCTATTTCCGCGGCATCGACACGGCCGACAACGCCCTGCTCGCCACGCTGTTCACGGCCGACATAGCCGTGGACTACCGCGGCGGCTCCTATCGCGTGACGTTCACCGGGCGTGAACAGATGCTCGAATTCCTCGCCAACAGTTTCCATTCCGGCGCACTGGCCATGCACCACGGCCATGGCCCGGAAATCACGCTCACCGGCCAGAACAGCGCCACGGGCGTCTGGTATCTGGAGGATATTTTCATCAACACCGAACAGCAGACCCACACCTATGGCAGCGCGATCTATCGCGACCATTATCTGCGCGAGCCAGACGGCTGGAAAATCGCCCGCACCGAGTATGACCGCATTACAGAAGTAATCCAGCCCCTCAACCCGCAAGCCAGAGTGACGATGCAATATCTGGCCCGCGTTGGCCTGAAACCCGAAGAGCGCAAGGACATAACCCATCTCATCACATTCGATGCTTGA
- a CDS encoding nuclear transport factor 2 family protein, with protein MMDLQEMSDRLEIQDLFARYSFAIDERDWDALDTIFTSDARIDYSETGGGAGSLTEIKAWLPKALERFPMFQHLAATTKLTLAGDSATSRTILFNPMVFPAADGSPHTFFIGLWYRDRLVRTADGWRICERYEEMGWTHNVPPMPDIPTVDA; from the coding sequence GTGATGGACCTTCAGGAAATGTCGGATCGGCTCGAAATTCAGGATCTTTTCGCTCGCTACAGCTTTGCCATCGACGAACGCGACTGGGACGCGCTCGACACCATTTTCACGTCAGATGCCCGCATTGATTACAGCGAGACGGGCGGCGGCGCAGGCTCTCTGACCGAAATCAAGGCTTGGCTGCCCAAGGCGCTGGAGCGTTTCCCGATGTTTCAGCATCTGGCCGCCACCACCAAACTCACGCTTGCAGGGGACAGCGCGACCAGTCGCACAATCCTGTTCAACCCGATGGTTTTTCCAGCAGCGGACGGGTCGCCGCATACCTTCTTCATCGGCCTGTGGTATCGTGACAGGCTGGTGCGCACCGCTGATGGTTGGCGCATTTGCGAACGCTATGAGGAGATGGGCTGGACACATAATGTGCCGCCCATGCCCGACATACCGACTGTAGACGCCTGA
- the cysD gene encoding sulfate adenylyltransferase subunit CysD, protein MGIENGTLTHLERLEAESIHIIREVVAEAENPVMLYSVGKDSAVMLHLARKAFYPAPPPFPLLHVDTTWKFRAMYELRNKMAELSGMELLVYQNPEAKERGINPFDHGALHTDMWKTEGLKQALDKYGFDAAFGGARRDEEKSRAKERIFSFRTASHGWDPKNQRPELWNLYNAKKAKGESIRVFPISNWTELDVWQYIHLNDIPIVPLYFAEERPTVERDGMLLMVDDDRFPLRPGEVPVMRSIRFRTLGCYPLTGAVESSAKTLPEVIQETLLTTTSERQGRAIDKDAGGAGMEVKKQQGYF, encoded by the coding sequence ATGGGCATAGAAAATGGCACGCTCACGCATTTGGAGCGCTTGGAGGCCGAGAGCATTCACATCATCCGCGAGGTGGTGGCCGAGGCGGAGAACCCGGTGATGCTCTATTCGGTGGGCAAGGACAGCGCGGTGATGCTGCATCTGGCGCGCAAGGCGTTCTATCCCGCCCCGCCGCCGTTTCCGCTGCTGCATGTGGACACGACGTGGAAATTCCGCGCGATGTATGAGCTGCGCAACAAAATGGCCGAACTGTCGGGCATGGAACTGCTGGTCTATCAGAACCCCGAGGCCAAGGAGCGCGGGATCAATCCGTTCGACCATGGCGCTCTGCACACCGACATGTGGAAGACCGAAGGGTTGAAGCAGGCGCTGGACAAGTATGGTTTCGATGCGGCCTTTGGCGGCGCGCGGCGCGACGAGGAAAAGAGCCGCGCCAAGGAGCGCATCTTCTCGTTCCGCACCGCCAGCCATGGATGGGATCCGAAGAACCAGCGCCCGGAATTGTGGAACCTTTACAACGCCAAGAAGGCCAAGGGTGAGAGCATCCGCGTCTTCCCGATCAGCAACTGGACCGAGCTGGACGTGTGGCAATACATCCACCTCAACGACATCCCCATTGTGCCTTTGTACTTTGCCGAGGAACGCCCGACGGTGGAGCGCGACGGGATGCTGCTGATGGTCGATGATGACCGCTTTCCGCTTCGGCCGGGCGAAGTGCCGGTGATGCGCTCGATCCGGTTCCGCACGCTGGGTTGCTATCCGCTGACGGGCGCGGTGGAAAGCAGCGCCAAGACCCTGCCCGAAGTCATTCAGGAAACCTTGCTGACCACCACCAGCGAGCGGCAGGGGCGCGCCATCGACAAGGATGCGGGCGGCGCAGGCATGGAAGTCAAAAAGCAGCAGGGGTATTTCTGA
- a CDS encoding DUF1214 domain-containing protein, which produces MTDNPKAEPLPMAAVWQDFCARLTEAGEVLLRQSAPTNPLDQAEGVRYLSRLTRTALNMLVDSSDPDFPRLFMLTDDKLKIGADNPDNIYEQAVISPTRDYRLYGHCNTVPYLSFGTKANRYAIDGTMASTGEIELGDLQIGPDGSFEIIVSQRPHPGNWLPMAADSSLLIVRQTFDDKKVQTPAKVKIERISAGPPAPAVLTPAAIERQLQGAAAWVRGTANTFANWSEWFKAQPNRIYDGDQAVFQRAGGDPKIWYGHAYYELAEGEAWVLEVMPPKCRMWNFQLDNWWMESLDHVHQKVWVNGHQAKYEADGSILIVCADEDPGYGNWIDLAGHRSGTALWRWIEAEDHPVPQCRVVRTDKIES; this is translated from the coding sequence ATGACTGACAACCCGAAAGCCGAGCCGTTGCCTATGGCCGCCGTGTGGCAGGATTTCTGCGCCAGACTGACCGAAGCGGGCGAGGTCCTGCTGCGCCAATCGGCTCCCACCAACCCGCTGGATCAGGCCGAAGGCGTACGTTATCTCAGCCGCCTGACGCGCACCGCGCTCAACATGCTGGTGGATTCTTCCGATCCCGATTTTCCGCGCCTGTTCATGCTGACCGACGACAAACTGAAAATCGGCGCGGACAATCCCGACAACATCTATGAACAGGCCGTCATCAGCCCGACCCGCGATTACCGGCTCTACGGCCATTGCAACACGGTGCCCTATCTCAGCTTTGGCACCAAGGCGAACCGCTATGCCATCGACGGCACCATGGCCTCGACCGGCGAAATCGAACTGGGCGACCTGCAAATCGGGCCGGACGGCAGTTTCGAAATCATTGTCAGCCAGCGCCCCCATCCCGGCAATTGGCTGCCCATGGCGGCAGACAGTTCGCTGCTGATCGTGCGCCAGACCTTTGACGACAAAAAGGTCCAGACCCCCGCCAAGGTGAAGATCGAGCGCATCAGTGCAGGCCCGCCGGCGCCCGCCGTTTTGACCCCCGCCGCGATCGAGCGCCAGTTGCAGGGGGCGGCCGCATGGGTGCGCGGCACGGCCAACACGTTTGCCAACTGGTCGGAATGGTTCAAGGCCCAGCCCAACCGCATCTATGACGGCGATCAGGCGGTTTTTCAGCGGGCGGGAGGCGATCCTAAAATCTGGTACGGCCACGCCTATTACGAACTGGCCGAGGGCGAGGCGTGGGTCTTGGAGGTGATGCCGCCCAAGTGCCGCATGTGGAACTTCCAGCTGGACAACTGGTGGATGGAATCCCTCGACCATGTGCATCAAAAGGTGTGGGTCAACGGCCATCAGGCCAAATACGAAGCTGACGGCTCGATCCTGATCGTCTGCGCCGACGAAGATCCCGGTTACGGCAACTGGATCGATCTGGCCGGGCACCGCAGCGGCACCGCGCTGTGGCGCTGGATCGAGGCCGAAGACCATCCGGTGCCACAGTGCCGCGTTGTCAGAACCGATAAAATTGAATCGTAA
- a CDS encoding helix-turn-helix transcriptional regulator, translating into MRFLTLLKDATESDYVSLIFLQGDVPMHEATEIFVGRDVRTEGKHRGHQDLFSADPIHYQALKAGKVYAIDDIINWNDPRQAAFRTAYLERGGVRYSRYMRVGDPQVVSAWAIILRDSRDFGPAEERLLSDLAAHLTVAVSNFAAFENARFRSVMGEWALGRNNVCWAAFDRKACFLAADPRGERMLSELIGHAPVGGQRLMAIDPAVDRALIQASADFAKNAQLPPRVVHLGPSSDGSLVLLPFRSRPLTGLAIPAMMALWRAERPANGALRPETLADIFGFTKSEARFAMALLRGLTVNEAARELELSVLTARQYSKSLISKAKAKGQPDLMRIMLGKLPI; encoded by the coding sequence TTGAGATTCCTCACCCTGCTCAAGGACGCGACCGAATCGGACTATGTGTCGCTGATTTTCCTGCAGGGCGATGTGCCCATGCACGAGGCGACCGAGATATTCGTCGGCCGTGATGTGCGCACGGAGGGAAAGCATCGTGGACATCAGGATTTGTTCAGCGCCGATCCGATCCACTATCAGGCGCTCAAGGCAGGCAAGGTCTATGCAATTGATGATATCATCAACTGGAATGATCCGCGCCAGGCGGCATTTCGCACAGCCTATCTGGAGCGAGGAGGTGTGCGCTACAGCCGCTACATGCGGGTGGGCGATCCTCAGGTTGTCAGCGCCTGGGCCATTATCCTGCGCGATTCCCGTGATTTTGGCCCGGCTGAGGAACGCCTTTTGAGCGATCTGGCCGCACATCTCACTGTGGCGGTCAGCAATTTCGCGGCATTTGAAAATGCCCGTTTTCGCTCGGTGATGGGTGAATGGGCGCTGGGGCGCAACAATGTCTGTTGGGCGGCCTTCGACAGGAAGGCATGCTTTCTGGCCGCCGATCCTCGTGGCGAACGGATGCTGTCCGAACTTATAGGTCATGCGCCTGTGGGAGGGCAGCGGTTGATGGCGATCGATCCTGCTGTGGACCGCGCGCTGATTCAGGCCAGCGCTGATTTTGCAAAGAATGCCCAATTGCCGCCGCGCGTCGTCCATCTCGGGCCGTCATCTGACGGCAGCCTCGTCCTGCTGCCGTTCCGCAGCCGACCGCTTACCGGCCTTGCGATACCAGCCATGATGGCGCTTTGGCGCGCGGAGCGGCCTGCCAATGGCGCGCTCCGGCCGGAAACGCTGGCCGATATATTCGGCTTCACAAAAAGCGAGGCCCGCTTTGCCATGGCGCTGCTGCGGGGGCTGACTGTCAATGAGGCGGCGCGGGAATTGGAACTGTCGGTGCTGACCGCGCGGCAATATTCCAAATCCCTTATTTCCAAGGCAAAAGCCAAGGGGCAGCCGGATTTAATGCGGATCATGCTGGGCAAATTGCCCATCTAG
- a CDS encoding ThuA domain-containing protein — MAKWLRFWMIGLGLALAHPAWADTPADCPLRDAPFSSATPLIDILLSPAAKAVVRRDLPTLPLGTPNLFTGTTAPSFAAIVTLHEAADLMGKRDLDFTAVDRDLAAIPVTDADRVARCARYDTAPPALAPAKGRPRVLLFEKINGFRDGPSVDAAHAAFVGMAARRGWSLTTTDRGGAFTPAILRRFDVVIWNNISGDVLTLRQRAAFKAYMERGGGFVGVHGSAGDPVYFWDWYVDTLIGARFAGHPLSPQFQTARVLIDDSAHPIAQGLPASWEANEEWYSFKASPRLSGAHIIATLDEATYKPGSFGGQQLVMGDHPIAWTRCIGPRRAGRSFYSAIGHRPERYSDETTIRMLEQAVTWAAGQDGKPCQ, encoded by the coding sequence ATGGCCAAATGGCTGAGATTTTGGATGATCGGTTTGGGGCTGGCATTGGCCCATCCGGCATGGGCAGACACCCCGGCCGATTGCCCGCTTCGCGACGCCCCCTTTTCCAGCGCCACGCCCTTGATCGACATCCTGCTCAGCCCGGCGGCAAAGGCCGTGGTGCGACGCGATCTGCCCACGCTGCCGCTGGGCACCCCCAACCTCTTCACCGGCACCACCGCGCCCAGCTTTGCCGCCATCGTCACCCTGCACGAAGCCGCAGATCTCATGGGCAAGCGGGATCTGGATTTCACCGCTGTTGACCGCGACCTGGCGGCCATTCCCGTCACCGATGCCGACCGCGTCGCACGCTGCGCCCGTTATGACACCGCCCCACCCGCGCTGGCCCCCGCCAAAGGGCGCCCGCGGGTGCTTCTGTTTGAAAAGATCAATGGTTTTCGCGATGGTCCATCGGTTGACGCGGCCCATGCCGCCTTTGTTGGCATGGCAGCCCGCCGGGGCTGGTCGCTCACCACCACCGATCGCGGCGGCGCATTCACGCCCGCCATCCTGCGCCGGTTCGATGTCGTGATCTGGAACAACATCAGCGGCGATGTGCTCACTCTGCGCCAGCGTGCCGCCTTCAAGGCCTATATGGAGCGAGGCGGCGGCTTTGTCGGCGTCCACGGATCAGCGGGCGATCCGGTCTACTTCTGGGATTGGTATGTGGACACTCTGATCGGCGCACGCTTTGCCGGCCATCCTCTCTCGCCGCAGTTTCAGACCGCGCGGGTGTTGATCGATGACTCGGCCCATCCCATCGCGCAAGGCCTTCCCGCATCATGGGAGGCCAATGAAGAATGGTATTCCTTCAAGGCCAGCCCCCGCCTTTCAGGGGCACACATCATCGCCACGCTGGATGAAGCGACCTACAAACCCGGCAGCTTCGGGGGCCAACAATTGGTCATGGGCGATCACCCCATTGCCTGGACCCGTTGCATCGGACCGAGGCGCGCAGGCCGCAGTTTCTACTCCGCCATCGGCCACCGGCCGGAGCGCTATAGCGATGAGACAACCATACGGATGCTCGAACAGGCTGTAACATGGGCGGCTGGGCAGGATGGCAAACCCTGCCAATAG
- a CDS encoding aldo/keto reductase → MLPKLILNGTDLCVSQLCYGTNMLGTAIDQGRANAILDRFVDLGGNFLDTARSYGDWIPDAPTGASERAIGAWLKGRRPGDVVIATKGGFFDMRVGDYRNRCTPTDIASDLSQSLDHLGVDSIDLYFLHMDNEEVPVKEIIDALLEHQAAGRIRYFAASNWAADRIVQANAYAASIGKQGFVASETFWGLAVPDVGAAAMQGYQHYYEGEYEALHAAGLPIVAYAAQSGGYFTKLAAGAVPEGLAARYGNPANEARFAAVKQLAEKHGVSINEVALAYLTSQPNQTFAIFGGSSPEQVSKTAKAAKLKLTAEELALLRGA, encoded by the coding sequence ATGCTTCCCAAACTTATCCTCAATGGAACCGATCTCTGCGTCAGCCAGCTTTGCTATGGCACCAACATGCTGGGCACCGCGATTGATCAGGGCCGCGCCAATGCCATTCTCGACCGTTTTGTCGACCTGGGCGGCAATTTTCTCGACACGGCACGCTCCTACGGCGACTGGATCCCCGATGCCCCCACCGGGGCCAGTGAACGGGCCATCGGCGCATGGCTCAAAGGGCGCCGGCCCGGCGATGTGGTAATCGCTACCAAGGGCGGTTTCTTCGACATGCGCGTGGGCGACTATCGCAACCGCTGCACCCCCACCGACATCGCCTCTGACCTGTCGCAAAGCCTTGATCATCTGGGCGTGGACAGCATCGACCTTTATTTCCTGCACATGGATAATGAAGAGGTGCCGGTGAAGGAGATCATCGACGCGCTGCTCGAACATCAGGCCGCTGGGCGCATCCGCTATTTCGCCGCCTCGAACTGGGCCGCTGATCGCATTGTCCAGGCCAATGCCTATGCTGCCTCGATCGGCAAGCAGGGCTTTGTCGCTTCGGAAACCTTCTGGGGTCTGGCGGTTCCTGATGTCGGCGCGGCCGCCATGCAAGGCTATCAGCACTATTATGAGGGTGAGTATGAGGCTCTGCACGCTGCCGGCCTGCCCATCGTCGCCTATGCCGCGCAAAGCGGTGGCTATTTCACCAAACTGGCCGCCGGAGCCGTCCCCGAAGGGCTGGCCGCACGCTATGGCAATCCGGCCAATGAGGCGCGCTTTGCCGCTGTGAAGCAGCTTGCCGAAAAGCATGGCGTGTCGATCAATGAGGTGGCGCTGGCCTACCTCACGTCGCAGCCGAACCAGACCTTTGCAATCTTCGGCGGCTCCAGCCCGGAGCAGGTCAGCAAAACCGCCAAGGCTGCCAAGCTCAAACTGACGGCAGAAGAACTGGCCCTGCTGCGCGGCGCTTGA
- a CDS encoding sulfotransferase family protein — protein sequence MSTDTIENGETYLDRDALLAAAIKRAGVSDFGDRWFIEPMTRYLDAANAEARLTAEGAAGLREVVVKGLVSRLRMVEDIRRHPEILDEQVDVAGIILGLPRTGSTIFHRLLAHAPGMTAIRWYEAQNFAPFPEDQPGQPDGRRAYARAMIDGWLAAAPELASIHPLDPEAPDEEILILGQMFVSTMVEAMAFIPSFAQWLNTYDQSKGHEDLKTILKYLQWQDPSRRGKRWVLKSPSNLPYTELAARAFPDAVLIMTHRDPLQTVPSYVSMQAALYKLSGTIPDHEVGAFWFKRLTDWMNRFEAARGRIGEQRFIDIDYRDVARDPLTQARHVLARMGIPLNAELDEALAEFMAGNQREQRPMHDYSLERFGLEEAEILAAFADYRARYIV from the coding sequence ATGTCCACTGACACAATTGAGAACGGCGAAACTTATCTTGATCGCGACGCCCTGCTCGCGGCCGCGATCAAGCGGGCCGGTGTGAGCGATTTTGGCGATCGCTGGTTCATCGAGCCGATGACCCGCTATCTTGATGCCGCCAATGCCGAGGCCCGCCTCACAGCCGAAGGGGCCGCCGGGCTGCGCGAGGTGGTGGTCAAAGGGCTGGTCAGCCGCTTGCGGATGGTGGAGGATATACGCCGCCATCCCGAAATCCTCGACGAGCAGGTCGATGTCGCAGGCATCATCCTGGGCCTTCCACGCACGGGCAGCACCATTTTTCACCGCCTCTTGGCGCATGCACCGGGCATGACCGCGATCCGCTGGTACGAGGCGCAGAACTTTGCCCCCTTCCCTGAAGATCAGCCCGGCCAGCCCGATGGACGCCGGGCCTATGCCCGCGCGATGATCGACGGTTGGCTAGCCGCCGCGCCCGAACTCGCCTCGATCCATCCGCTCGATCCCGAAGCGCCGGACGAGGAAATTCTGATCCTTGGCCAGATGTTCGTCAGCACGATGGTCGAGGCCATGGCCTTCATTCCCAGCTTTGCGCAATGGCTGAACACCTATGACCAGTCGAAGGGCCATGAGGATCTCAAGACGATCCTGAAATATCTGCAATGGCAAGACCCCTCGCGGCGCGGCAAGCGCTGGGTTCTCAAAAGCCCCTCGAACCTGCCCTATACCGAATTGGCGGCCAGGGCGTTTCCCGATGCCGTGCTGATTATGACCCATCGCGATCCACTGCAGACCGTGCCCTCCTATGTCAGTATGCAAGCGGCGCTCTACAAGCTGAGCGGGACCATTCCCGATCACGAGGTGGGCGCTTTCTGGTTCAAGCGGCTGACCGACTGGATGAACCGCTTTGAGGCCGCGCGCGGCAGGATTGGCGAGCAGCGTTTTATCGACATCGATTATCGTGATGTGGCCCGCGATCCCCTGACGCAGGCAAGGCACGTGCTGGCCCGTATGGGCATCCCGCTCAACGCCGAGCTGGACGAGGCCCTTGCCGAGTTCATGGCGGGAAACCAGCGCGAGCAGCGCCCGATGCATGACTATTCGCTTGAACGTTTCGGGCTCGAAGAGGCTGAAATCCTTGCCGCCTTTGCCGATTACCGCGCGCGCTACATCGTCTGA
- a CDS encoding 3'(2'),5'-bisphosphate nucleotidase CysQ, giving the protein MNGIELNDADLAAELAYAAGQLLLNVRASGLVTGKALGKAGDATANQFLVHALREQRRQDGLLSEEEKDNFARLDQSRVWIIDPVDGTREYGEARADWAVHIGLAVDGVPVLGAVALPGADNGQGMVYRSDAPIALPPAPETLRMVVSRTRPAAEAVFVAEQLGAQLVPMGSAGAKAMAIIRGEADIYLHSGGQYEWDSCAPVAVALAHGLHCSRIDGSPLIYNQRDTYLPDLLICRPEHAEQVLTLIRQAGTSIPKNKRG; this is encoded by the coding sequence ATGAACGGGATCGAACTGAACGATGCTGACTTGGCTGCCGAGCTGGCCTATGCAGCAGGCCAACTTTTGCTGAACGTACGAGCGAGCGGGTTGGTGACGGGCAAGGCGCTGGGCAAAGCGGGCGATGCCACGGCCAACCAGTTCCTCGTCCACGCCTTGCGGGAGCAGCGCAGGCAGGATGGCCTGCTGTCCGAAGAAGAGAAGGACAATTTCGCCCGGCTCGATCAGTCGCGGGTGTGGATTATCGACCCGGTCGATGGCACGCGCGAATATGGCGAGGCGCGGGCTGATTGGGCGGTCCATATCGGACTGGCGGTCGATGGCGTGCCGGTGCTGGGCGCAGTGGCGCTGCCGGGGGCGGATAACGGCCAGGGCATGGTGTATCGCAGTGATGCGCCCATCGCCCTACCCCCCGCCCCCGAAACCTTACGCATGGTGGTCAGCCGCACGCGCCCCGCAGCTGAGGCGGTGTTCGTAGCCGAACAACTGGGCGCGCAGTTGGTCCCGATGGGCAGCGCGGGAGCCAAGGCGATGGCCATCATCCGGGGCGAGGCAGACATTTATCTGCATTCCGGCGGGCAATATGAATGGGATAGCTGCGCGCCGGTCGCTGTTGCTCTGGCCCATGGGTTGCATTGCAGCCGGATCGACGGATCGCCGCTGATCTATAACCAGCGCGACACCTATCTGCCCGACCTGCTGATCTGCCGTCCGGAACATGCCGAGCAGGTGCTGACACTAATCCGGCAGGCAGGCACTTCCATCCCCAAAAACAAAAGAGGTTGA